Proteins from one Listeria weihenstephanensis genomic window:
- a CDS encoding Bax inhibitor-1 family protein: MNDTYSSAEQTVTGATKAEIMQKVLNWFVISLVMATLGTVIGRGIPMSFYIPLVVLEFALLIAMIFVRRSKSASKIGYGLLLAFAFVTGLVLAPTLQWYLDAGAGNAVLMAFATATVTFTVLGFVGAKMKTDLSFMAKGLFAALIILVVISLISIFFPLGSLMSTIFAGAGTLLFSLYILFDFNQIMKRDVTMKDVPVLALSLYLDFLNLFLFLLRLFTGRN; encoded by the coding sequence ATGAATGATACGTATAGCAGTGCAGAACAAACAGTGACAGGCGCCACGAAGGCAGAAATTATGCAAAAGGTACTAAACTGGTTTGTCATTTCTTTAGTAATGGCGACGCTTGGGACGGTGATTGGTCGCGGGATTCCGATGTCGTTTTATATACCGCTTGTTGTTTTAGAATTTGCGTTATTGATCGCGATGATCTTTGTACGCCGTAGCAAGAGTGCCTCGAAAATAGGCTATGGTTTATTATTGGCATTTGCCTTTGTAACAGGTTTAGTTTTAGCGCCAACATTGCAATGGTATTTGGACGCAGGAGCTGGTAACGCGGTTCTGATGGCCTTTGCAACGGCAACGGTTACTTTTACGGTACTCGGATTTGTCGGTGCGAAGATGAAAACTGATTTATCTTTCATGGCAAAAGGATTATTCGCGGCATTGATTATTTTAGTTGTTATCTCGCTAATTTCGATCTTTTTCCCGCTAGGTTCGTTGATGTCAACGATTTTTGCAGGAGCAGGGACGTTATTGTTCTCGCTGTATATTTTATTCGATTTTAATCAGATTATGAAACGGGATGTTACGATGAAGGATGTGCCGGTACTTGCGCTGAGCTTGTATTTGGACTTCTTGAACTTGTTCTTGTTTCTTTTAAGGCTTTTCACCGGCCGCAACTAA
- the cas6 gene encoding CRISPR-associated endoribonuclease Cas6, translated as MRLKISCELTSDKIPADYRRKVVSVMKAGLSKSNEEKYKEMYGGNKQKNFTFSVYLPKPVFNGTVIELEQKKLVINFATADAELGINYYNALMNVRNKLLPFSTMNQIRVKDIKIVREEPIVSDRIAFKTLSPIVCRDHNKETRKDWFYWWEEDAFEAILKRNLYFQLRDKFGEYVKDDIEALQFKKVAIKKTVVVCYNLHVACSLGKFELVGQPYLLNHFVQGGIGSMRGMGFGMIETI; from the coding sequence ATGAGACTTAAAATTAGTTGCGAGTTGACGTCGGATAAGATTCCGGCAGATTATAGACGGAAAGTCGTCAGCGTGATGAAAGCGGGTTTATCGAAGTCAAATGAGGAAAAGTATAAAGAAATGTATGGCGGTAATAAACAGAAAAACTTTACATTCTCCGTATACCTTCCAAAACCAGTATTTAACGGGACTGTTATTGAGTTAGAACAGAAAAAATTAGTGATCAATTTTGCTACGGCCGATGCGGAGCTAGGTATTAATTATTACAATGCACTCATGAACGTGCGGAATAAATTACTGCCATTTTCAACAATGAATCAAATTCGAGTGAAAGATATTAAAATTGTGCGTGAAGAACCGATTGTTTCCGACCGAATCGCATTTAAAACGCTGTCGCCAATTGTATGCCGAGACCATAATAAAGAGACGAGAAAAGACTGGTTTTATTGGTGGGAAGAGGATGCTTTTGAAGCGATTTTAAAACGAAATCTATATTTTCAATTACGTGATAAATTTGGCGAATACGTAAAAGATGATATCGAGGCATTACAATTTAAAAAAGTAGCCATTAAAAAGACTGTTGTTGTATGTTATAATCTTCACGTTGCTTGCTCGCTCGGTAAATTTGAGCTTGTCGGCCAACCTTATTTATTAAATCATTTTGTCCAAGGCGGTATCGGCTCAATGCGCGGTATGGGTTTCGGCATGATCGAAACGATATAA
- the treR gene encoding trehalose operon repressor — protein MGKAVYHDIYLELKKDIEEDQYAFKEMLPTEQVLIKRFNCSRNTVRRAISELAKDGYIQSVRGKGVMVIHRHESIEFMFGGVESMKESFVRNHKTFQTEVVHFEELTVDEALAQKTMLSVGTEVYYIKRLRLVEDEALILDVNYFDRSVVRDLTPEKAAASIYEYIEEELKVKIVTSKRYIVVEKAQEDDKKYLDLAGYDCLAVVKNYAYDANGTMFEYTESRHRPDRFVFFDSAQRLKG, from the coding sequence TTGGGAAAAGCTGTTTATCATGATATCTATTTAGAGCTGAAAAAAGACATTGAGGAAGACCAATATGCTTTTAAAGAAATGTTGCCAACAGAACAAGTGCTTATCAAGCGCTTCAATTGCAGTCGCAACACTGTTCGTCGAGCTATTTCCGAACTTGCAAAAGATGGTTATATTCAAAGTGTGCGCGGTAAAGGGGTCATGGTCATTCACCGACATGAGTCGATTGAGTTCATGTTTGGCGGCGTGGAAAGCATGAAAGAATCCTTCGTTCGCAACCATAAAACGTTTCAGACCGAGGTCGTTCATTTTGAGGAGTTAACGGTGGATGAGGCGCTGGCTCAAAAAACGATGCTATCGGTCGGTACCGAAGTTTATTATATAAAGCGGCTCCGTTTAGTTGAAGATGAGGCGCTGATTCTTGATGTGAATTATTTTGATCGTTCCGTTGTCCGCGATTTAACACCTGAAAAAGCGGCCGCATCGATTTATGAATATATTGAAGAGGAGCTAAAAGTGAAAATCGTAACTTCGAAGCGCTATATCGTCGTTGAAAAAGCACAAGAAGATGATAAAAAATATCTTGATTTAGCAGGCTATGATTGCCTTGCCGTCGTGAAAAATTACGCGTACGATGCAAATGGCACGATGTTTGAATATACCGAATCGAGACACCGCCCAGATCGGTTTGTATTTTTCGATTCTGCGCAGCGGTTAAAAGGGTAA
- the treB gene encoding PTS trehalose transporter subunit IIBC, producing MVKVTKKNVAAIIAAIGGEDNISMATHCISRLRFQLKDESIVDEAALKEIDIVRGNFSSNGQYQVVIGQGTVDKAYEELVRQTNVKEVTTAELKNENAKKLNPLQKIVKMLGDVFIPILPAIVASGLLLGINNVLVGVGIFVEGKSLVDMYPNLAGIAGMISMIAGTAFAFLPALVGWSAVKYFGGNPLMGIVLGLVLVNPALMSAYDIGVKEPHYWNFFGLEIAQIGYQGQVLPVLVAAWVYASIEKALRRVVADAFQLLVVAPVTLLVTSALSLIAIGPITLWISNWITDGIVSLSNVSPIITGVLFGGCFALLVITGMHHAFLAVNLQLISTTGRTMFWPIQALSDTAQGSAALAMAFVTQDKKNRSIALTSALSAYLGITEPAMFGVNLRAKYAFVCSMIGAGLAGGFIAYNGVISQSIGVSGLFSILSITRAGWGAYAIGMVIAIGVPFVLTFIIGMAKRKQGNTGF from the coding sequence ATGGTAAAAGTGACAAAAAAGAACGTCGCGGCGATTATAGCAGCGATTGGTGGCGAAGATAATATTAGCATGGCAACGCACTGTATCTCGCGTCTCCGTTTTCAACTCAAAGATGAATCCATTGTAGACGAAGCCGCGCTGAAAGAAATCGACATCGTTCGCGGAAATTTCAGCTCCAACGGTCAATATCAAGTCGTTATTGGACAAGGAACGGTAGATAAAGCTTACGAAGAACTCGTTCGCCAAACAAATGTCAAAGAAGTTACAACGGCAGAACTCAAAAATGAGAACGCTAAGAAATTAAATCCGCTTCAAAAAATCGTAAAAATGCTAGGTGACGTCTTCATTCCAATTTTGCCAGCGATTGTAGCTAGTGGTCTTTTACTTGGTATTAATAATGTCCTCGTTGGTGTAGGAATTTTTGTGGAAGGTAAATCGCTTGTTGATATGTATCCGAATCTGGCTGGTATTGCTGGCATGATTAGTATGATCGCCGGAACCGCTTTTGCCTTCTTACCAGCACTTGTCGGTTGGTCTGCCGTGAAATATTTTGGTGGAAACCCGCTGATGGGGATCGTTTTAGGGCTTGTCCTCGTGAATCCAGCGCTGATGAGTGCTTATGATATTGGCGTGAAAGAACCTCATTATTGGAATTTCTTCGGACTTGAAATCGCGCAAATTGGCTATCAAGGTCAAGTATTGCCAGTTCTTGTGGCCGCTTGGGTATACGCTTCCATTGAAAAAGCGCTCCGTCGCGTGGTTGCCGATGCCTTCCAATTGCTCGTCGTTGCTCCCGTGACACTTCTCGTGACGAGCGCCCTATCGTTAATCGCGATTGGTCCGATCACATTATGGATTTCCAATTGGATTACAGACGGTATTGTAAGCCTATCAAACGTATCACCGATCATTACAGGCGTCCTATTTGGTGGCTGTTTTGCCCTACTCGTTATCACAGGCATGCATCACGCCTTCCTTGCTGTCAATTTACAACTTATTTCAACAACTGGTAGAACGATGTTTTGGCCTATCCAGGCGCTTTCCGATACCGCACAAGGTTCGGCAGCTCTGGCAATGGCATTCGTAACGCAAGATAAAAAGAACCGCAGCATCGCACTCACATCCGCGCTTTCAGCCTATCTCGGCATCACCGAACCCGCCATGTTTGGAGTCAATTTACGAGCCAAATACGCCTTCGTTTGCTCAATGATCGGCGCAGGACTCGCAGGCGGTTTCATCGCTTACAACGGCGTCATCTCACAATCTATCGGTGTCAGTGGATTATTCTCAATCCTCTCGATCACACGAGCTGGCTGGGGCGCTTACGCAATCGGCATGGTTATCGCAATCGGCGTACCATTTGTACTAACATTCATCATCGGCATGGCAAAACGAAAACAAGGAAATACAGGATTCTAG
- a CDS encoding alpha,alpha-phosphotrehalase, protein MNNEWWQKGTVYQIYPRSFNDTNGDGIGDIRGIIEKLDYLAKLGIDLLWLTPMYVSPQRDNGYDIADYYAMDPQYGTMADFDELLEKAHARDLKIMMDMVVNHTSYQHRWFQEALKGKDNPYRDYYIWKDPAADGGPPNNWLSKFSGSAWELDTASGQYYLHLYEVGMPDLNWENPKLQEEIYQMMAWWGEKGIDGFRLDVINNISKNPDFPNDSLATAQDDGRKFYVDGPHVHEYLHQMNRRVFDKYHHVTVGEMSSTTPEECIKYTNPERQELSMAFNFHHMKVDYPDGKKWASAKYKLTDLKRVMAEWQLKMAEGGGWNALFWTNHDQPRALARFADDQAYREKSAKLLAIILFGLQGTTYIYQGEEIAMTDANFTDISQYDDAESRNAYKQMLTDGISEADALQILREKSRENSRIPMQWNDEKHHGFTDGEPWLAPIHEDNWTVEKALADPDSIFYTYQRLIALRRDRDIFANGDFKLLDAKSEIIYDYERQWNGETVIVVGNFSAEEVAWELPARHHDKTLQILESNYPREDITTNLVLQPYEALMIHLS, encoded by the coding sequence ATGAATAACGAATGGTGGCAAAAAGGAACAGTATATCAAATTTACCCGCGTAGTTTTAACGACACGAACGGTGATGGTATCGGTGACATCCGTGGCATTATAGAAAAATTAGATTACCTAGCAAAACTCGGCATTGATTTGCTGTGGCTAACACCAATGTACGTATCACCACAACGCGATAATGGCTATGACATTGCGGACTATTACGCGATGGACCCCCAATACGGAACGATGGCCGATTTTGACGAACTCCTAGAAAAAGCTCATGCCCGTGATTTGAAAATTATGATGGATATGGTGGTTAATCACACGTCCTACCAACATCGCTGGTTCCAAGAAGCGCTAAAAGGAAAGGATAATCCGTATCGCGATTACTATATTTGGAAAGATCCCGCGGCAGACGGCGGACCACCGAATAACTGGCTTTCTAAGTTCAGCGGCTCCGCATGGGAACTAGATACCGCATCTGGTCAGTACTATTTACATCTATATGAAGTCGGCATGCCTGATCTCAATTGGGAAAATCCAAAACTACAAGAGGAAATCTATCAAATGATGGCTTGGTGGGGCGAAAAAGGCATCGATGGTTTCCGTCTAGACGTCATTAACAACATCTCCAAGAATCCTGATTTCCCAAATGATTCGCTTGCTACCGCGCAAGATGATGGTCGTAAATTTTACGTTGACGGGCCACACGTTCACGAATATTTGCACCAAATGAACCGTCGCGTTTTTGATAAGTATCATCACGTCACAGTTGGCGAAATGTCCTCCACTACACCAGAAGAATGTATTAAATACACGAATCCCGAGCGTCAAGAACTTAGCATGGCGTTTAATTTCCACCATATGAAAGTCGATTATCCCGACGGTAAAAAATGGGCCAGCGCAAAATACAAACTCACTGACTTGAAACGCGTGATGGCAGAATGGCAGTTGAAAATGGCAGAGGGTGGCGGTTGGAACGCGCTTTTCTGGACGAATCACGATCAGCCAAGGGCACTCGCACGTTTTGCAGATGACCAAGCCTACCGAGAAAAGAGCGCGAAACTTTTAGCGATTATACTGTTCGGCTTACAAGGAACGACCTATATTTATCAAGGCGAGGAAATCGCGATGACCGATGCGAATTTCACGGATATTTCGCAGTATGACGACGCAGAATCTCGCAATGCCTATAAACAAATGCTCACAGACGGCATTTCAGAAGCTGATGCACTACAAATTCTACGTGAAAAATCGCGTGAAAACTCCCGTATCCCGATGCAATGGAATGACGAAAAGCATCACGGTTTTACAGACGGAGAACCATGGTTAGCGCCCATTCACGAGGATAACTGGACCGTCGAAAAAGCACTCGCTGACCCTGATTCGATCTTCTACACATATCAGCGCCTTATTGCCCTGCGTCGCGACCGTGATATTTTTGCAAATGGTGATTTTAAATTACTCGATGCAAAAAGCGAAATTATTTATGATTACGAGCGTCAATGGAATGGCGAAACAGTAATCGTTGTTGGTAATTTTAGCGCAGAGGAAGTCGCTTGGGAATTGCCTGCACGTCACCACGATAAAACATTACAAATTCTTGAATCCAACTATCCGCGTGAAGATATAACAACCAACTTAGTATTACAACCATACGAAGCTCTAATGATCCACTTATCGTAA
- a CDS encoding Cof-type HAD-IIB family hydrolase: MKPAAICFFDLDGTLLTSESVVAESSVRALKELRAKNVMPIIATGRTLCEIEHVLLATEMTSVIAMNGQYVLYDGEEVYTNPIDVDEITALHEGAKSQGVEMAFYTEAKIRATVQNDVMEKHYRFLGEESPEVDGELYLKEPIYMLLLLLESGDDYFPERFPYFQFVRNTPFSNDVVPKGGSKAQGIAKLLEVMGFEDVPTYAFGDGMNDLEMFGAVDHAIAMENAVPALKEKAEFVTADNNSGGIEKGLRLCGLL; encoded by the coding sequence TTGAAACCAGCAGCGATTTGTTTTTTTGATTTGGATGGGACGCTATTGACGAGTGAATCTGTTGTGGCGGAGAGTTCTGTGCGGGCGCTTAAGGAATTACGCGCGAAAAATGTTATGCCAATTATTGCGACGGGGCGGACGTTGTGTGAGATTGAACATGTTCTTCTGGCAACGGAAATGACGTCTGTGATCGCGATGAATGGGCAATATGTTTTATATGATGGGGAAGAAGTTTACACGAATCCAATTGATGTCGATGAGATTACGGCGCTACATGAAGGCGCAAAGTCTCAAGGTGTGGAAATGGCATTTTATACGGAGGCAAAAATTCGGGCAACGGTGCAAAATGATGTTATGGAGAAGCATTATCGTTTTTTGGGTGAGGAATCCCCTGAGGTCGACGGGGAACTTTACTTGAAGGAACCGATTTATATGTTATTGCTATTGCTTGAAAGTGGTGATGATTATTTCCCAGAGCGTTTCCCTTATTTTCAATTTGTGCGGAATACGCCATTTAGTAATGATGTGGTGCCAAAGGGTGGTTCTAAGGCGCAGGGCATTGCGAAACTTTTGGAAGTGATGGGTTTTGAGGATGTGCCGACTTATGCGTTTGGAGATGGCATGAATGATTTGGAGATGTTCGGGGCGGTTGACCACGCGATTGCGATGGAGAACGCGGTGCCGGCATTAAAAGAGAAAGCGGAGTTCGTTACTGCGGATAATAATAGCGGTGGGATTGAAAAGGGACTGCGATTGTGCGGTTTGCTTTAA